A DNA window from Lujinxingia litoralis contains the following coding sequences:
- the mraZ gene encoding division/cell wall cluster transcriptional repressor MraZ, which yields MFRGQYEHTMDGKGRISVPARYRDVLAANDLTGEHADRLILTRTFEQCLVVYPMDKWLAFEEKVRSLPQFNPNVQQLKRVYIAGAVECSIDSHGRLLVPQAMRDFAQLDRECVWVGQLDTVELWSRAKWEGAVEQALEDPQALSAAMSELGL from the coding sequence ATGTTTCGAGGCCAGTACGAACATACGATGGACGGGAAGGGGCGTATCAGCGTTCCTGCTCGCTATCGCGATGTGCTGGCGGCGAACGACCTCACCGGAGAACACGCCGATCGCCTCATCTTGACGCGCACCTTCGAGCAGTGCCTGGTGGTCTATCCCATGGACAAGTGGTTGGCCTTCGAGGAGAAAGTGCGCTCGTTGCCTCAGTTCAACCCCAACGTCCAGCAGCTCAAACGGGTCTACATTGCCGGAGCCGTCGAGTGCTCGATCGATAGCCACGGTCGGCTCCTGGTGCCGCAGGCGATGCGCGACTTCGCGCAGCTCGATCGTGAGTGCGTCTGGGTCGGGCAGCTCGATACCGTGGAGTTGTGGTCGCGGGCCAAGTGGGAGGGTGCCGTGGAACAGGCACTCGAAGATCCCCAGGCGCTCTCCGCGGCGATGTCGGAGCTCGGTCTCTGA
- the rsmH gene encoding 16S rRNA (cytosine(1402)-N(4))-methyltransferase RsmH has protein sequence MSPNPYATEYHVPIMVEEVLESLDVKPGGFYVDGTAGGGGHSAAILDASAPDGRVLAIDRDPGALATVRERLAESAGERLELIQANYSEAARIVAERGERADGWLVDAGVSSYQLDEPSRGFSFQQAGPLDMRMGNDAPTLAEYLDEVSQEELARVIKVYGELRGSWGLAGAIKAALGRGELKDTLDLAELVASKQRHSKRKIHPATLVFQALRIAVNRELEHLEAAVRQIPEVVKPGGRGVFMSFHSLEDRIVKHTFRELADPCDCPRDFPRCMCAKQPLVEVLTRQSVVASDDEVQANPRARSARLRAVRVLDSPSSHDVS, from the coding sequence GTGTCACCAAACCCCTACGCCACCGAGTACCACGTCCCGATCATGGTCGAGGAGGTGCTTGAGAGCCTCGATGTAAAGCCGGGAGGCTTTTATGTCGATGGAACCGCCGGCGGCGGTGGGCACAGTGCTGCCATTCTTGATGCAAGCGCTCCTGACGGCCGAGTGTTGGCCATTGATCGCGATCCGGGGGCGTTGGCCACGGTGCGCGAGCGCCTGGCGGAGTCGGCCGGGGAGCGCCTGGAGCTGATTCAGGCAAACTACTCCGAGGCTGCCCGAATCGTCGCCGAGCGCGGCGAACGTGCCGATGGTTGGCTGGTCGACGCCGGAGTCAGCTCGTATCAGCTCGATGAGCCCTCGCGCGGCTTTAGCTTTCAGCAGGCCGGTCCGCTCGATATGCGCATGGGCAACGATGCCCCCACGCTGGCGGAGTACTTAGATGAGGTCTCGCAGGAGGAGCTGGCGCGGGTGATCAAGGTCTACGGTGAGCTGCGAGGCTCCTGGGGACTGGCCGGCGCGATCAAGGCGGCGCTGGGCCGCGGCGAACTCAAGGACACGCTCGATCTGGCGGAGCTTGTGGCGTCGAAACAGCGCCACAGTAAACGGAAAATTCATCCGGCGACGCTGGTCTTTCAGGCTCTGCGCATAGCGGTAAACCGCGAGCTCGAGCATCTTGAGGCCGCGGTACGGCAGATTCCCGAGGTGGTAAAGCCCGGGGGACGCGGGGTGTTTATGAGCTTTCATTCGCTCGAAGATCGCATCGTCAAACATACCTTCCGAGAACTGGCCGACCCCTGCGATTGCCCCCGTGATTTCCCCCGGTGCATGTGCGCGAAACAGCCGCTGGTGGAGGTGCTTACCCGCCAGTCGGTCGTCGCCAGCGACGACGAAGTTCAGGCAAACCCCCGAGCTCGTAGTGCTCGCCTTCGTGCGGTGCGTGTGCTCGATTCCCCTTCATCCCACGACGTGTCGTGA
- a CDS encoding penicillin-binding transpeptidase domain-containing protein, which produces MHHVDDPRERLWLKTRFSLVAAFFSLGFVAVGARVYYLQTVESRALQERAAIEWNEEVTRQARRGDILDRNGAELAVSVEVPSIHANPRKIENPELVARSLAPHLKLSFDTLVARLSRDASFVWLERQTNPSAAEAIRELKLSGVHITKEYKRYYPLREIAGQLIGFVGIDGEGLEGLERQLDSTLAGGTYQMRVTRDAQGRAMLLSDAPSFGEFEGHSVRLTIDEKIQRVAEQALAEQVTEFEAKGGWAVAMDVHTGDILALANTPSFDPNRFREHVSADWRLRAVTDTFEPGSVFKPFVLAAALQEQATTLDKSYELENGRMQIGRNFIRDTKRRESLTSAEIMQVSSNIGSYKIAQEIGRDLLYDYIRAFGFGQRTDVALRGEQAGLLRRPDSWAEITFANISFGHGLTTTPLQLAAGTAALANGGMLMKPRIIDAVLNRDGEVVEREEPTLVRRVVSEEAAAQTAWAMSLVTIPGGTGTRAAIPHVTVAGKTGTAQKVNPETRRYDPDLWIAGFMGFAPAEEPDVAVVVFIDEPQKSHYGGKVAGPAFAKITAEALRVRGVLPLAPEDRFQLEEEPPAALDTQVAPPAPEHVVTLPTMRVLDIAEDEVAHGQLPNFQELTLRQAVDRARGVGVVPDISGWGRVVHQDPPAGTPLEEVAHLELALAPGGRHGMLAREPSTGGKDQE; this is translated from the coding sequence ATGCATCACGTCGACGATCCGCGCGAACGACTCTGGCTGAAGACGCGCTTTTCGCTGGTCGCGGCGTTTTTTTCGCTGGGGTTTGTGGCTGTGGGGGCCCGCGTCTACTACCTGCAGACGGTCGAGTCCCGGGCGCTCCAGGAGCGCGCGGCGATCGAATGGAACGAAGAGGTCACCCGTCAGGCGCGGCGCGGTGATATCCTGGATCGAAACGGGGCCGAACTGGCGGTTTCGGTGGAAGTGCCCAGCATTCACGCCAACCCGCGAAAGATCGAGAATCCGGAGCTGGTCGCCCGCAGTCTGGCTCCTCATCTGAAGTTGAGTTTCGATACGCTCGTTGCTCGCTTGAGCCGTGACGCGAGTTTTGTGTGGTTGGAGAGGCAGACGAACCCCTCGGCGGCCGAGGCAATTCGCGAGCTGAAGCTCTCCGGGGTGCATATCACCAAGGAGTACAAGCGCTACTATCCTCTGCGCGAGATCGCCGGGCAGCTCATCGGTTTTGTGGGCATCGATGGCGAAGGTCTGGAAGGCCTGGAAAGGCAGCTTGATAGCACGCTGGCCGGCGGGACCTACCAGATGCGCGTGACGCGTGATGCCCAAGGTCGCGCGATGCTCCTGAGCGATGCGCCCAGCTTCGGAGAGTTCGAGGGCCACAGCGTACGTCTGACCATCGACGAGAAGATTCAGCGCGTGGCCGAGCAGGCTCTTGCAGAGCAAGTCACGGAGTTTGAGGCTAAAGGCGGCTGGGCGGTGGCGATGGACGTGCATACCGGCGATATCCTGGCGCTGGCCAATACGCCGAGCTTCGATCCCAACCGCTTCCGGGAACATGTCAGCGCCGATTGGCGCCTGCGGGCGGTCACCGACACTTTTGAGCCGGGCTCGGTGTTTAAGCCTTTTGTGCTCGCGGCGGCGCTGCAGGAGCAGGCGACCACGCTGGATAAGTCCTACGAGCTGGAGAACGGTCGTATGCAGATCGGGCGGAACTTCATCCGTGACACCAAGCGCCGCGAGTCGCTGACGTCTGCAGAAATTATGCAGGTCTCCAGCAATATTGGCTCCTACAAGATTGCTCAGGAGATCGGGCGCGATTTGCTCTATGACTACATCCGTGCTTTCGGGTTCGGGCAGCGTACCGACGTGGCGCTGCGCGGCGAGCAGGCCGGCCTGCTTCGACGGCCCGACAGCTGGGCGGAAATTACCTTTGCTAACATCTCCTTTGGCCATGGTCTGACCACGACGCCCTTGCAACTCGCCGCCGGCACTGCCGCGCTGGCCAATGGCGGTATGTTGATGAAGCCCCGCATCATCGATGCGGTGCTCAACCGTGACGGAGAGGTCGTGGAGCGTGAGGAGCCGACGCTGGTGCGGCGCGTGGTCTCCGAGGAGGCCGCCGCGCAGACTGCCTGGGCGATGTCGCTGGTCACCATCCCCGGCGGCACCGGCACAAGGGCCGCCATCCCCCATGTGACGGTGGCCGGGAAGACCGGTACCGCTCAGAAGGTCAACCCGGAGACGCGTCGCTACGATCCGGACCTGTGGATCGCCGGCTTTATGGGGTTTGCCCCGGCGGAGGAGCCGGACGTTGCCGTAGTGGTCTTTATCGATGAGCCCCAGAAGAGCCACTACGGTGGCAAGGTGGCCGGCCCGGCATTTGCTAAAATCACCGCGGAGGCCCTGCGCGTGCGCGGCGTGTTGCCCCTGGCCCCGGAAGATCGCTTCCAGCTCGAAGAGGAGCCGCCCGCCGCACTCGATACCCAGGTGGCACCGCCGGCGCCCGAGCATGTGGTGACATTGCCGACGATGCGAGTGCTTGATATCGCCGAAGATGAGGTCGCCCACGGTCAGTTGCCGAACTTCCAGGAGCTGACGTTGCGGCAGGCGGTGGATCGGGCCCGCGGGGTCGGTGTCGTGCCTGATATTAGCGGTTGGGGAAGAGTCGTTCATCAGGATCCCCCGGCCGGAACCCCCCTGGAAGAGGTGGCGCATCTGGAGCTTGCACTTGCGCCCGGAGGCAGGCATGGGATGCTGGCCAGGGAGCCCTCAACGGGCGGAAAGGACCAGGAGTGA
- a CDS encoding cell division protein FtsL: protein MKSMMLRALRDLGEVCKVLVVVGVPGALLLFHVWQEYQITQAGYAIAEVTQEHRDLLEEHKRLTVEATMHGRADRVALTAREQFGLEPARPEQIIVLDVQGGPEEHASLNPGAVFTR from the coding sequence ATGAAGTCGATGATGTTGCGCGCGCTGCGCGATCTTGGCGAAGTTTGCAAAGTTCTGGTGGTGGTGGGCGTGCCCGGGGCGCTTTTGCTCTTTCATGTCTGGCAAGAGTACCAGATCACTCAGGCGGGCTACGCCATTGCCGAGGTAACACAGGAGCACCGCGACCTGCTGGAGGAGCATAAGCGTCTGACGGTCGAGGCGACGATGCACGGGCGGGCCGACCGCGTTGCGCTGACCGCCCGGGAGCAGTTCGGCCTGGAGCCGGCGCGCCCCGAGCAGATCATTGTACTCGACGTTCAGGGTGGTCCCGAAGAGCACGCCAGCCTCAACCCGGGGGCCGTGTTCACCCGTTGA
- a CDS encoding UDP-N-acetylmuramoyl-L-alanyl-D-glutamate--2,6-diaminopimelate ligase has translation MQLKDLLEALHEHGLRLERGGAEGEISSVTQDSRRVQPGALFVAVRGASFDGHVFVDEALHKGAAAVLVDRGTELPSADGRVLSVPDTGAVLGRLGAAFFGNPSRELDVVGVTGTNGKTTVSYLVEAIARAAGREVGVIGTINNRWKGREVPTVNTTPDGLALHGRLREMADDGVDLVVMEISSHGLALGRVDGVAVDVGLFTNLTRDHLDFHQTMEAYRDAKRALFTRVLPGRQKRLGLRAVAVINLDDDEGRALKTLLSVHPELEVVGYAAEADAAELRATRVQMSVEGTSLTVAGQGANLELAVALQGAFNVSNVLAAVGAARALGIPDEAIRQGLADLPGVRGRLERVCGPPGSPAVFVDYAHTPDALERVLETLRPVVTGRLHVVFGCGGDRDRDKRAPMGRIASQLADRIVMTSDNPRSEEPLAIIEAIAAGVVERPGLEVDQEVSRERAIARAIATAGPEDALLIAGKGHETYQEINGKRRDFNDVEIAERLLRERSKREQQGEE, from the coding sequence ATGCAGTTGAAAGATCTTTTAGAAGCATTGCACGAGCACGGCTTAAGGCTGGAGCGGGGGGGAGCCGAAGGGGAGATCTCCTCGGTGACTCAGGACTCCCGGCGCGTGCAGCCCGGGGCGCTCTTTGTGGCCGTCAGAGGCGCGAGCTTCGACGGCCACGTTTTTGTCGACGAGGCGTTGCACAAGGGGGCCGCTGCCGTTCTTGTCGACCGTGGCACAGAGCTTCCCTCGGCGGACGGCCGGGTGCTCTCCGTGCCGGATACCGGCGCGGTGCTCGGTCGGTTGGGCGCGGCGTTCTTTGGTAACCCCTCCCGCGAACTCGACGTGGTCGGGGTGACAGGTACCAATGGTAAAACCACGGTTTCGTACCTGGTGGAGGCCATCGCCCGGGCCGCCGGCCGAGAGGTCGGCGTGATCGGGACCATCAACAACCGGTGGAAGGGGCGCGAGGTCCCGACGGTCAACACGACCCCCGACGGTCTGGCGCTCCATGGTCGGCTGCGAGAGATGGCTGATGACGGTGTCGATCTGGTGGTGATGGAGATCTCCAGCCACGGTCTGGCGCTGGGGCGAGTGGACGGGGTCGCGGTCGATGTGGGGCTCTTCACCAACCTCACCCGGGATCACCTGGACTTTCATCAAACGATGGAGGCCTATCGCGACGCTAAACGAGCGCTCTTTACCCGAGTGTTGCCGGGCCGACAAAAGCGGCTCGGCCTTCGGGCGGTGGCGGTGATCAATCTCGACGATGATGAGGGGCGCGCCCTGAAGACGCTTCTCAGTGTGCATCCGGAGCTGGAAGTGGTCGGCTATGCGGCTGAAGCTGACGCCGCCGAGCTCCGGGCGACCCGGGTTCAGATGAGTGTCGAGGGCACGTCGCTCACCGTCGCAGGGCAGGGCGCGAACCTGGAGCTGGCGGTGGCCCTCCAGGGGGCGTTTAACGTCTCCAATGTCCTGGCTGCGGTGGGGGCAGCCCGCGCGCTGGGTATCCCCGATGAGGCGATTCGTCAGGGCCTGGCGGACCTTCCCGGGGTGCGCGGGCGATTGGAGCGGGTCTGCGGACCGCCGGGCTCGCCAGCGGTCTTTGTGGACTACGCGCACACGCCTGACGCGCTGGAGCGGGTGCTGGAAACCCTGCGCCCGGTGGTCACCGGGCGCCTGCACGTGGTCTTTGGATGCGGCGGAGACCGCGACCGCGACAAGCGCGCGCCGATGGGGCGGATCGCCTCGCAGTTGGCCGATCGCATCGTGATGACCTCGGACAACCCGCGCTCCGAAGAGCCTCTTGCCATCATTGAGGCGATTGCCGCCGGGGTGGTTGAGCGTCCCGGGCTTGAGGTGGATCAGGAGGTCAGCCGGGAGCGCGCCATCGCCCGCGCGATTGCGACCGCCGGCCCGGAAGATGCTCTGCTGATTGCCGGCAAGGGCCACGAAACTTATCAGGAGATCAACGGCAAACGCCGGGACTTCAATGACGTGGAGATCGCCGAACGCCTGCTGCGCGAGCGCTCCAAGCGAGAGCAGCAGGGGGAGGAATGA